TTGCCATCCACGCGGCCATACCGGTCAGACCGTTTGCCGTTGCCACTTCGTTACGACCAAATACGTCCGAAGAGAGAGTAATCAGCGCACCGGACAGAGACTGGTGAGCAAAACCACCGATGCACAGCAGACCAATTGCCACATACGGGCTGGTGAACAGACCAATCATGCCTGGGCCAATCATCAGCAGCGCACCCATGGTCACCACCATTTTACGGGAGACAATCAGGTTGACGCCGAAGACGCGCTGGAATAGCGGCGGCAGGTAACCGCCGACGATGCAACCCAGGTCTGCGAACAGCATCGGCATCCAGGCAAACATCGCAATTTCTTTCAGGTTAAAGCCGTAAACCTTGAACATAAACAGCGGGATCCAGGCGTTAAACGTACCCCAGGCCGGTTCTGCCAGGAAACGCGGCAGCGCGATACCCCAGAACTGACGGGTGCCCAGGATCTGCCAGACCGACATTTTTTTACCGTTGTTAGTCTGGTGCTGTGATTCCTGACCACCAATGATGTACTCGCGCTCTTCTTCGCTTAATTTTTTCTGATCGCGCGGGTGTTTATAGAAGTACAACCATGCCATTGCCCAAATAAAGCTCAGCACACCGGAAATAATGAAAGCCATTTCCCAGCTATGCATCACGATTGCCCACACCACCAACGGCGGCGCAATCATCGCACCAATAGAGGAACCGACGTTGAAATAGCCTACAGCGATGGAACGTTCTTTCGCCGGGAACCATTCGGAAGCCGCTTTCAGGCCCGCCGGGATCATCGCAGCTTCAGCTGCACCGACCGCACCACGCGCCAGTGCCAGGCCACCCCAGCTGCCTGCCAGCGCCGTTGCGCCACAGAACACTGCCCAGGTGATGGCGAAGAACGCATAGCCAATTTTGGTACCCAGAATATCCAGAACGTAGCCTGCAACAGGCTGCATGATGGTATAAGCCGCGGAATAGGCTGCAATAATGTACGAATATTGCTGAGTGGAGATGTGCAGCTCTTCCATCAACGTTGGAGCGGCTGCCGCTACGGTGTTACGTGTCAGGTAACCGAGCACGGTGCCGACCGTCACCAGTGCTATCATGTACCAACGTAATCCTTTGATTTTACGCATGTAAACCTCATCGTTTGTGTTATTACCGCTTGCGCGGTCACCCTTCGAGCGTGTCGGAGGATGAAAACGGGAGGGCGCAGCCGGAAGAGGAGTTCCGGTACGGCCCAAACCTGCCATCAGTAAGCGTTTTTAAGTCGGCATCCGTACCGTAAAGTCCGATCAACGAGTTATCGGGAATGCATTCCGTCGGCCTATGTATTCGACGGCAGAAAGATAACTTGTCATACAACTTGAAAAGGTGAGTGACATCACAAAAGTGTTTTTCTTTGTGTGGTCTTTAGCTTTGGCGGGACAAGCCAGATATGGCGCGGCCTGGCGGGGTGTTTGCGAGAATAAAGTGTAAATTTTTGTCTGCTTTTATTGATCCAACTCACGAAAATATCTTCGGACTATAGAAATTGGTGTGATAACTTTGACAGCATGAAGGTAAAACATCAGACGCACTCGTTGAGAGGAAGACGATAATGACCCCGTTTATGACTGAAGATTTTCTGTTAGATACCGAATTTGCTCGCCGCCTGTACCACGACTACGCAAAAGACCAGCCAATTTTTGACTATCACTGCCACTTGCCGCCGCAGCAGATAGCCGAGAACTACCGTTTTAAAAACTTGTATGACATCTGGTTAAAAGGTGATCACTACAAATGGCGCGCGATGCGTACCAACGGCGTGCCGGAGCGCCTGTGTACCGGCGATGCTTCCGACCGTGAGAAGTATGACGCCTGGGCTGCGACCGTACCGCACACTATTGGCAACCCGTTATACCACTGGACGCATCTTGAACTGCGTCGCCCGTTTGGTATTACAGGTAAGCTGTTTTCACCGTCGACTGCTGACGAAATCTGGCACATCGGTAACGAACTGCTGGCGCAGGACACATTCTCCGCTCGCGGCATCATGCAACAGATGAACGTGAAAATGGTCGGTACGACCGACGATCCGATTGATTCGCTGGAACACCACGCGGCGATTGCCAAAATCCCTTCCTTTGGCGCTAAAGTGCTGCCGAGCTGGCGTCCGGATAAAGCGTTCAATATTGAACAGGCAACCTTTAACGATTACATGGCGAAACTCGGTGAAGTCTCTGATACCGACATTCGTCGCTTTACGGATCTGCAAACCGCACTGACCAAACGTCTGGATCACTTCGAAGCCCACGGCTGTAAAGTGTCCGACCATGCGCTGGACGTAGTGCTGTTCGCTGAAGCCAGCGAAGCCGAACTGGATAGCATCCTCGCTCGCCGCCTGGCCGGTGAAACCCTGAGTGAAAAAGACGTCGCGCAGTTCAAAACGGCGGTGCTGGTCTGGCTGGGTGCGGAATACGCCCGTCGCGGTTGGGTACAGCAGTACCACATCGGCGCGCTGCGTAATAACAACCAGCGCCAGTTCAAACTGCTGGGGGCGGATGTGGGTTTCGACTCCATTAATGACCGCCCGCTGGCTGAAGAACTTTCCAGGCTGCTGAGCAAGCAGAATGAAGAGAACCTGCTGCCGAAAACCATTCTGTACTGCCTGAACCCGCGCGATAACGAAGTGCTGGGCACCATGATCGGTAACTTCCAGGGTGAAGGTATGCCGGGCAAAATGCAGTTCGGCTCCGGCTGGTGGTTCAACGACCAGAAAGATGGCATGGAACGTCAGATGACCCAGCTCGCACAGCTTGGTCTGCTGAGCCGCTTCGTCGGTATGCTGACCGACAGCCGCAGCTTCCTGTCTTACACCCGTCATGAATACTTCCGCCGCATCCTGTGCCAGATGATTGGTCGCTGGGTCGAAGCGGGCGAAGCGCCGGCAGATATTCAACTGCTGGGCGAAATGGTGAAAAACATCTGCTTTAACAATGCACGTGATTACTTCGCGATTGAACTGAACTAAGGCCGTTTGAGGTTGATATGCAATACATCAAGATCCATTCGCTGGATAACGTTGCGGTAGCACTGGCCGATCTTGCCGAAGGCGCGGAAGTCGTTGTCGACAACCAGACCGTTCGGCTGCGCCAGGCGGTGGTGCGCGGGCATAAATTTGCCCTGCAACCCATTGCCGAGGGTGAGAATGTTGTCAAGTATGGTCTGCCAATTGGTCATGCGACATCAGATATCGCGCCGGGTGAGCACATCCATTCCCATAACGCGCGTACTAATCTGGGCGATTTGGACGAGTATAGCTATCAACCTGATTTTCAGGATGAAGGCAGCCAGGCGGGCGATCGGGATGTCCAGATCTACCGCCGTGCTAATGGCGAAGTGGGGATCCGCAATGAATTGTGGATCCTGCCAACGGTCGGCTGTGTGAACGGCATTGCGCGCCAGATCCAGAACCGTTTCCTGAAAGAGACCGGTGACGCCGAAGGTATCGACGGCGTCTACCTGTTCAGCCACACCTATGGTTGCTCACAGTTGGGCGACGATCACATCAACACCCGCACCATGCTGCAAAACATGGTGCGTCATCCAAACGCCGGTGCGGTGCTGGTTATTGGCCTTGGCTGTGAAAACAACCAGGTTGATGCCTTCCGCCAGACGCTCGGTGAGTTTGACCCACAACGCGTCCACTTTATGGTCTGCCAACACCAGGACGACGAAGTGGAGGCCGGGCTTGAGCACCTGCACGAGCTCTATCAGGCAATGCGCAACGATAAGCGTGAGCCGGGTAAACTGAGCGAGCTGAAATTTGGTCTCGAATGCGGCGGCTCTGACGGCCTGTCCGGGATCACCGCGAACCCGATGCTCGGTCGTTTCTCGGATTATGTGATTGGCAACGGCGGCACCACTGTGCTGACCGAAGTGCCGGAAATGTTTGGCGCAGAACGCATTCTGATG
The nucleotide sequence above comes from Kosakonia sp. H02. Encoded proteins:
- the uxaC gene encoding glucuronate isomerase, with protein sequence MTPFMTEDFLLDTEFARRLYHDYAKDQPIFDYHCHLPPQQIAENYRFKNLYDIWLKGDHYKWRAMRTNGVPERLCTGDASDREKYDAWAATVPHTIGNPLYHWTHLELRRPFGITGKLFSPSTADEIWHIGNELLAQDTFSARGIMQQMNVKMVGTTDDPIDSLEHHAAIAKIPSFGAKVLPSWRPDKAFNIEQATFNDYMAKLGEVSDTDIRRFTDLQTALTKRLDHFEAHGCKVSDHALDVVLFAEASEAELDSILARRLAGETLSEKDVAQFKTAVLVWLGAEYARRGWVQQYHIGALRNNNQRQFKLLGADVGFDSINDRPLAEELSRLLSKQNEENLLPKTILYCLNPRDNEVLGTMIGNFQGEGMPGKMQFGSGWWFNDQKDGMERQMTQLAQLGLLSRFVGMLTDSRSFLSYTRHEYFRRILCQMIGRWVEAGEAPADIQLLGEMVKNICFNNARDYFAIELN
- a CDS encoding altronate dehydratase family protein — protein: MQYIKIHSLDNVAVALADLAEGAEVVVDNQTVRLRQAVVRGHKFALQPIAEGENVVKYGLPIGHATSDIAPGEHIHSHNARTNLGDLDEYSYQPDFQDEGSQAGDRDVQIYRRANGEVGIRNELWILPTVGCVNGIARQIQNRFLKETGDAEGIDGVYLFSHTYGCSQLGDDHINTRTMLQNMVRHPNAGAVLVIGLGCENNQVDAFRQTLGEFDPQRVHFMVCQHQDDEVEAGLEHLHELYQAMRNDKREPGKLSELKFGLECGGSDGLSGITANPMLGRFSDYVIGNGGTTVLTEVPEMFGAERILMSHCRDESTFEKTVTMVNDFKQYFIAHNQPIYENPSPGNKAGGITTLEEKSLGCTQKAGASQVVDVLRYGERLKTHGLNLLSAPGNDAVATSALAGAGCHMVLFSTGRGTPYGGFVPTVKIATNSELAAKKKHWIDFDAGQLIHGKAMPQLLNEFVDVIVDIANGKQTCNEKNDFRELAIFKSGVTL
- a CDS encoding MFS transporter encodes the protein MRKIKGLRWYMIALVTVGTVLGYLTRNTVAAAAPTLMEELHISTQQYSYIIAAYSAAYTIMQPVAGYVLDILGTKIGYAFFAITWAVFCGATALAGSWGGLALARGAVGAAEAAMIPAGLKAASEWFPAKERSIAVGYFNVGSSIGAMIAPPLVVWAIVMHSWEMAFIISGVLSFIWAMAWLYFYKHPRDQKKLSEEEREYIIGGQESQHQTNNGKKMSVWQILGTRQFWGIALPRFLAEPAWGTFNAWIPLFMFKVYGFNLKEIAMFAWMPMLFADLGCIVGGYLPPLFQRVFGVNLIVSRKMVVTMGALLMIGPGMIGLFTSPYVAIGLLCIGGFAHQSLSGALITLSSDVFGRNEVATANGLTGMAAWMASTMFALVVGALADTIGFSPLFAVLALFDLMGAVLIWTVLKNQTAEEVVSHSVGDPAAQS